A window of Brevibacillus sp. DP1.3A genomic DNA:
TTCTGGGTCAGGATGTGATCTTTCGTTCTCATAGTGGCTATAACGAGCACGAGTAATATCAAGTTGAGCTGCTATATCATCCTGGGTACGAGAACCACGAAGTTCTTTCAGTCTTAAACCGAACATATAAAAATTCCCTCTTTCCCTTGGAAAGTGTCTTTTTAACACCATTATAGATACTATTCGTATCGGAGGCTAGTACTTTTTGCTCATAATGCTATCAAGGGGGTGAGACTTTGAAGAGAAATGCTCTGGTAACCGCCAGAAAATCAAAAAATTTAATGCAAGATGAAGCAGCTGAACGAGTTCATATTTCTACTGTGTACCTACGAAAATTGGAATCTGGTGAGAAAACGCCGAGCGTTGCTACAATGACACGTATCGCAAAATTCTATGACAAGTCAGAGAGAGAACTTTTCCCTGACCTTTTTTAACGGATATGATGATACGAATAGTATCATCACTGGTAATTTTATTATCAGAATGGGCTAACATGAAGG
This region includes:
- a CDS encoding helix-turn-helix transcriptional regulator; the protein is MKRNALVTARKSKNLMQDEAAERVHISTVYLRKLESGEKTPSVATMTRIAKFYDKSERELFPDLF